A genomic stretch from Festucalex cinctus isolate MCC-2025b chromosome 13, RoL_Fcin_1.0, whole genome shotgun sequence includes:
- the LOC144033727 gene encoding uncharacterized protein LOC144033727: protein MSFNLGDAVGDVEEQMTKKDAKTDEFSWPWGSKSKDKGDSKSGDKKKDGKSKSDSKDGKSKDGKSKDGKHKDGKKKEDGKKKEHKDGKRSDTSSSSSSSSSSSSDEN from the exons ATGAGTTTCAATCTTGGTGATG cAGTGGGCGACGTTGAGGAACAGATGACTAAGAAAGATGCAAAAACGGACGAGTTCAGCTGGCCTTGGGGCAGCAAGAGTAAAGATAAG GGTGACAGCAAATCCGGTGACAAGAAGAAAGATGGGAAGAGTAAAAGCGACAGTAAGGATGGAAAGTCTAAGGATGGAAAGTCTAAGGATGGGAAGCATAAGGATGGAAAGAAAAAGGAGGATGGAAAGAAAAAGGAACATAAGGATGGGAAGAGGTCGGacacctcctcctcgtcctcatcatctagcagcagcagcagtgatgag AACTGA